A genomic window from Sulfurospirillum multivorans DSM 12446 includes:
- the prfB gene encoding peptide chain release factor 2, translated as MDSYEYTELLKKLTTKVDNIAQIIKPEDLTSRLGEIEMIEQDPEFWNDAKKAAELQKEKTALNSLLTRYTKAKNVVVDAVDLYEMANSENDEATIEELYKDAEHLEDHITNLEIAMMLSGENDNNNAIISIHPGAGGTESQDWASMLYRMYLRWAERSGFKVEVLDYQEGDEAGLKDVSFIISGENAYGYLKVENGIHRLVRISPFDANAKRHTSFSSVMVSPEVDDDIDIVIEDRDLKVDTYRSGGSGGQHVNKTDSAIRITHMPTGIVVQCQNDRSQHKNRATAMKMLKSRLYEFELEKQQAVKDGVEKSEIGWGHQIRSYVLAPYQQVKDNRSNIAYSQVNNILDGDISKMIEDVLIAQKR; from the coding sequence TTGGATAGTTACGAATACACCGAACTTCTCAAAAAATTAACCACAAAAGTGGACAACATCGCGCAGATTATCAAGCCAGAAGATTTGACTTCAAGGCTAGGTGAGATTGAGATGATCGAGCAAGACCCCGAATTTTGGAATGATGCGAAGAAGGCTGCTGAGTTACAAAAAGAAAAAACCGCTTTAAACTCCTTACTGACCCGTTACACCAAAGCTAAAAATGTGGTGGTGGACGCAGTGGATTTGTACGAGATGGCAAACAGTGAAAACGATGAAGCGACCATCGAAGAGCTTTACAAAGATGCAGAACATCTTGAAGATCACATCACCAATTTAGAGATCGCCATGATGCTCAGTGGCGAAAATGATAACAACAATGCCATCATCTCGATTCATCCAGGAGCGGGTGGAACGGAGAGCCAAGACTGGGCGAGTATGTTGTACCGTATGTATTTAAGATGGGCGGAACGTTCAGGTTTTAAAGTCGAAGTGCTGGACTACCAAGAGGGTGATGAGGCAGGGCTGAAAGATGTGAGTTTTATCATCAGTGGCGAGAATGCGTATGGCTACCTTAAAGTCGAAAATGGCATTCACCGTTTGGTGCGTATTAGCCCCTTTGATGCCAATGCCAAACGTCACACGTCGTTTAGTTCTGTGATGGTTTCGCCTGAGGTGGATGATGACATTGACATCGTCATCGAAGATCGTGATCTTAAAGTGGACACCTACCGTTCAGGCGGATCAGGAGGTCAGCACGTCAATAAAACCGACAGTGCGATTCGTATCACTCACATGCCAACAGGCATTGTGGTACAGTGTCAAAATGATCGTTCTCAACATAAAAACAGAGCAACAGCGATGAAAATGTTGAAGTCACGTTTGTATGAGTTTGAACTTGAAAAACAACAAGCGGTGAAAGATGGCGTTGAAAAGAGTGAAATTGGTTGGGGCCATCAGATACGCAGTTACGTTTTAGCGCCATACCAACAAGTCAAAGACAATCGAAGTAACATTGCCTATTCACAAGTGAACAACATTTTAGATGGCGATATTTCAAAAATGATCGAAGATGTGCTGATCGCACAAAAACGTTAA
- a CDS encoding YdgA family protein, with amino-acid sequence MSKTKYLLIAAVVVSALGVAPLVVSHNVDSIIETNSALLEKNGLKQVILSKSGYFTSVRTFSLEVIDAKKARDFLLTQLVAKNAQYTLFAEAMKEESNHSINESFDGLTFKGQMIHSNLLPGDVKLSLSLDQLPKSVQEELANNKAASDAIIPLLTRGVLAVDMTLTSDQKLKDLKFKDIKEEIKAEGAVLNIDTQNQRMTLNERGDVVQGVLGVDKQNLGVTGEMFMFKSELKDFVYNFNYKDELNNKGDMSIGTYALEMNDEYTNVKFDLGFLKANSSIEDVQKDLQVKADYTLGNIALLSDTDDIKLDTLFAKLFLRGVHSDTMKKVQADYNALLLGTTTVEDKVLIDDFVALVNHGVKIDLDIAMKGLATQMLNLKDVSVDTKLEIAPNSYNDTQSPLALIGLVDITSKVKVHKDDRVMLELMGLTSAEDFARGKAEGDFFIYEIAMKKGAISVNGQTIQ; translated from the coding sequence ATGTCAAAAACAAAATACCTGCTTATCGCGGCAGTGGTTGTATCCGCTCTTGGTGTAGCGCCACTGGTTGTTTCTCACAACGTTGATAGCATCATTGAAACCAATAGCGCACTGCTTGAAAAAAATGGGCTTAAGCAAGTGATTTTAAGCAAAAGTGGCTATTTCACCAGCGTGCGAACCTTTAGCCTTGAAGTGATCGATGCTAAAAAAGCACGCGACTTTTTACTGACGCAGTTGGTTGCGAAAAACGCCCAGTACACGCTTTTTGCCGAGGCGATGAAAGAAGAGAGCAATCATAGCATCAACGAATCGTTTGATGGTCTCACCTTCAAAGGGCAAATGATCCACTCCAATCTTTTGCCAGGTGATGTCAAACTCTCTTTATCCTTGGATCAACTCCCCAAATCAGTTCAAGAAGAGCTTGCCAATAACAAAGCAGCGAGCGATGCGATTATCCCGCTATTGACACGCGGTGTTTTAGCGGTTGATATGACCTTAACGAGCGATCAAAAACTCAAAGATCTAAAGTTCAAAGACATCAAAGAAGAGATCAAAGCTGAAGGTGCTGTGCTGAACATTGACACGCAAAACCAGCGAATGACGTTAAACGAGCGTGGTGACGTCGTGCAAGGTGTTTTAGGCGTTGACAAACAAAACCTTGGCGTTACGGGTGAGATGTTTATGTTTAAAAGTGAGCTCAAAGATTTTGTCTATAACTTTAACTACAAAGATGAACTCAATAACAAAGGCGATATGAGCATTGGCACGTATGCGCTTGAAATGAACGATGAGTATACCAATGTCAAATTTGACCTAGGTTTTCTCAAAGCGAACAGCAGTATTGAGGATGTGCAAAAAGACCTTCAAGTCAAAGCAGACTATACGCTTGGGAACATCGCACTGCTTAGCGATACGGATGATATTAAACTGGACACACTTTTTGCCAAACTCTTTTTACGTGGGGTTCATTCCGACACGATGAAAAAAGTACAAGCAGACTACAATGCGTTGCTCCTTGGTACCACAACGGTTGAAGACAAAGTGCTGATTGATGACTTTGTAGCACTTGTGAACCATGGGGTAAAAATAGATTTAGACATCGCTATGAAGGGGCTTGCAACACAAATGCTGAACTTGAAAGACGTGAGTGTCGATACGAAGCTTGAAATTGCTCCAAACAGTTACAACGACACACAAAGCCCTCTTGCGCTCATTGGACTTGTGGACATTACGTCTAAAGTGAAAGTGCACAAAGATGACCGTGTGATGCTTGAATTGATGGGGTTGACTTCCGCGGAAGATTTTGCGCGAGGCAAGGCTGAGGGTGATTTTTTCATCTATGAAATTGCGATGAAAAAAGGTGCCATTAGCGTTAATGGTCAAACCATCCAGTAA
- the panC gene encoding pantoate--beta-alanine ligase: MKIVKTIEDLSQARKELQGSIGFVPTMGALHNGHLSLMQQSIAENEHTIVSVFVNPTQFLAGEDFSTYPQRTQADIKICELAGVSILFMPTSEMMYAKMEPTILAPSAKAYILEGLARPGHFDGVLRVVLKLFHLTKPTRAYFGKKDAQQLYLLQNMVKSFFLDLEIIPCEIIREDDGLALSSRNAYLNPQERQKALLLCESLKVATHAIIAGERDIATLKAEMVHTLESLHVEYVEILNRDFDTIETIEIGNSIILVCAKVGTTRLIDNLWI; the protein is encoded by the coding sequence ATGAAAATAGTAAAAACCATCGAAGATTTATCCCAAGCAAGAAAAGAGCTTCAAGGCTCCATTGGCTTCGTGCCAACCATGGGAGCCTTGCACAACGGACACCTCTCGTTGATGCAACAATCCATCGCTGAGAATGAGCATACCATTGTCTCTGTTTTTGTCAATCCTACACAGTTTTTAGCAGGAGAAGATTTTAGTACCTACCCACAACGCACCCAAGCCGATATCAAAATCTGTGAACTTGCAGGCGTGAGCATTTTGTTTATGCCTACTTCTGAGATGATGTACGCAAAGATGGAGCCAACCATCCTTGCTCCTAGTGCCAAAGCCTACATTTTAGAAGGCTTAGCGCGCCCTGGGCATTTTGATGGCGTTTTACGTGTCGTACTCAAACTGTTTCATCTCACGAAACCAACACGGGCTTATTTTGGTAAAAAAGATGCACAACAGCTTTATCTTTTGCAAAATATGGTCAAAAGTTTCTTTTTGGATTTGGAGATTATTCCGTGTGAAATTATCCGAGAAGATGATGGTCTAGCGCTTTCCAGTCGCAATGCGTATCTCAATCCCCAAGAGCGCCAAAAAGCACTGCTTCTGTGCGAATCACTCAAAGTTGCGACGCATGCTATTATTGCAGGAGAACGCGATATTGCAACCCTTAAAGCTGAAATGGTACACACCCTAGAATCTTTACATGTAGAATACGTGGAAATTTTAAATCGTGATTTTGATACAATAGAAACCATTGAAATAGGCAACTCTATCATTCTCGTCTGCGCCAAAGTTGGCACCACCCGCCTCATTGATAATTTATGGATTTAA
- the rimO gene encoding 30S ribosomal protein S12 methylthiotransferase RimO produces the protein MKKLHLVSLGCNKNLVDSEVMLGKLQAYEMCDDPSQADVLIVNTCGFIGPAKEESLNTIFSLHEARKKGSLLVMAGCLTERYKEDLTKELKEVDLFTGVGDYDKIDEIIALRQNRFSPATYLLNEEERVITGSNAHAYVKLSEGCNQACSFCAIPGFKGKLHSRTLESLIKEVKALVAKGFYDFSFISQDSSSFLRDVGEKEGLIKLIDAVEQIDGVKSARILYLYPTTTSNALIERIISSPLFHNYFDMPIQHISDSMLKRMKRGAGRERIIEQLELMKKAPNSFIRTSFIVGHPGESDAEFKELLDFAKAFDFDRVNIFAYSNEEDTSAYEMEEKIDTKTINKRIKQLDKLVQAKTKKSFENEIGKVVIILVEGESSEHEYFMGARELLWAPSIDGEVLVNDSDIENIEVGLCYRATITECAGDQLIATITTVA, from the coding sequence TTGAAAAAACTACATTTAGTCTCACTGGGCTGTAATAAAAATCTCGTCGATAGCGAAGTGATGTTAGGCAAACTTCAAGCCTACGAGATGTGCGATGACCCCAGTCAGGCTGACGTACTGATCGTTAATACCTGTGGTTTTATTGGACCTGCTAAAGAGGAGAGTCTTAACACCATTTTTTCACTGCATGAAGCACGTAAAAAAGGCTCTCTGCTCGTTATGGCAGGCTGTTTGACGGAGCGTTACAAAGAAGATCTGACCAAAGAGCTTAAAGAGGTCGATCTTTTTACGGGTGTCGGCGATTATGACAAGATCGATGAGATCATCGCTCTTCGCCAAAACCGTTTCAGCCCCGCGACATACTTACTCAATGAAGAAGAACGCGTTATCACGGGTTCCAATGCGCATGCGTATGTCAAACTCTCTGAAGGCTGTAATCAAGCCTGTAGCTTTTGCGCGATTCCTGGTTTTAAGGGCAAACTGCATTCACGCACCCTTGAATCATTGATTAAAGAGGTCAAAGCGCTTGTTGCAAAAGGCTTTTATGACTTTAGTTTTATCTCACAAGATAGCAGCTCCTTTCTTCGCGATGTGGGTGAAAAAGAGGGGCTTATTAAACTGATTGACGCGGTTGAGCAGATCGATGGTGTTAAAAGTGCACGTATTTTGTATCTTTACCCAACGACAACATCTAATGCTCTGATTGAGCGCATCATTAGCTCACCGTTGTTTCACAACTACTTTGATATGCCGATCCAACACATCAGCGATTCAATGCTCAAACGCATGAAACGTGGCGCTGGACGTGAGCGCATCATTGAACAGTTAGAGCTGATGAAAAAAGCGCCCAATAGCTTTATTCGCACCAGTTTTATTGTCGGACACCCAGGAGAGAGCGACGCGGAATTTAAAGAGCTTTTGGACTTTGCCAAAGCGTTTGATTTTGACCGTGTCAACATCTTTGCATATTCGAATGAAGAGGATACATCAGCGTATGAAATGGAAGAGAAGATCGACACGAAAACGATCAATAAACGCATTAAACAACTCGATAAACTCGTCCAAGCAAAAACAAAAAAGAGCTTTGAAAACGAAATTGGTAAAGTGGTTATCATTTTAGTGGAAGGAGAAAGTAGCGAGCATGAATATTTTATGGGCGCACGCGAACTTCTCTGGGCACCGAGCATTGATGGGGAAGTCTTGGTCAATGACTCCGATATTGAGAACATTGAAGTAGGACTTTGCTACCGCGCGACCATTACAGAATGTGCTGGGGATCAACTCATTGCAACCATCACTACTGTTGCATAA
- a CDS encoding asparaginase domain-containing protein has protein sequence MEKILILNTGGTFNKRYNPLKGELEVPQDGIAVESILRYCYNTSYELLNIIHKDSLEMSEEDRELIVQTIQASPARKVLIIHGTDTMDVTATFLALHVKDKIISLTSAMVPFSIDTVEATANFMMALGDLHVREKNGVYLAMHGAIASHGSIYKNRQKGIFELC, from the coding sequence ATGGAGAAAATCCTTATTCTCAACACCGGTGGCACGTTTAACAAACGCTACAATCCCCTCAAAGGAGAGCTTGAAGTGCCTCAAGATGGCATCGCTGTTGAGTCCATTTTACGCTACTGTTACAACACTTCGTATGAACTTTTAAACATCATTCACAAAGACAGCCTAGAGATGAGCGAAGAGGATCGTGAGCTGATCGTTCAAACGATTCAAGCATCACCCGCTCGTAAAGTTTTGATCATCCACGGTACTGACACGATGGATGTGACCGCCACGTTTTTAGCCTTACATGTAAAAGACAAAATCATCTCTCTAACAAGCGCAATGGTGCCTTTTAGCATCGATACCGTCGAAGCAACCGCGAATTTCATGATGGCACTGGGTGATTTACATGTAAGAGAGAAAAACGGCGTCTACCTTGCGATGCACGGAGCGATTGCTAGCCATGGAAGTATCTATAAAAACCGCCAAAAAGGGATTTTTGAGCTCTGTTAA
- a CDS encoding DNA polymerase III subunit gamma/tau has protein sequence MSHQVLALKYRPSSFDKLIGQESITQTLSLALNQDRLSHAYLFSGLRGSGKTSTARIFAKALVCDQGPTSTPCEVCEHCLSANENRHIDIIEMDAASNRGIDDIRELIESTKYKPTSARFKIFIIDEVHMLTTQAFNALLKTLEEPPSYVKFILATTDPLKLPATILSRAQHFRFKQIKQSDVVNHLCHILNLENIEYEKEALEMLSRAGNGSLRDTLTLMDQAIIFSKGYITPENVATMLGLLDPNQLESIFTTLLSGNKNEMLHLIKELESYECEIVIDELIAYLKNAFFAQDRRFSTLLYERFFKILSEAKSLLYINANNGFVLSLIFFKMIEATNIKTVEEMIDSLENEKYHLPETQAKPEIETSVQTPTPKVEAPLHVNDQGVTSAMLFARLCDKLFDRNAELGECFKTHIRFISFEDELLALTSNAEGEASKTLNTHYSIIKHFVQDLFGVEAKIKITKIQSRLPEPEPTFDPNEALQMSEAEFNANDQSSSMMENLAFEEAPQGDSCAAGALMADKKEIDAKEVLNTPFVQKATELFDPQKIQIRQKV, from the coding sequence GTGTCACATCAAGTACTTGCTCTAAAATACCGTCCTTCCTCGTTTGATAAGTTGATCGGCCAAGAGTCGATCACCCAAACACTTTCATTAGCACTGAATCAAGATAGGCTCTCACACGCCTATCTCTTCTCAGGACTTAGGGGCAGTGGCAAAACCTCCACAGCACGCATCTTTGCCAAAGCGCTCGTGTGTGACCAAGGACCAACCTCAACACCCTGCGAAGTGTGTGAACACTGCCTCAGTGCGAATGAAAACCGCCACATCGACATCATCGAGATGGATGCAGCATCGAATCGTGGGATTGACGATATTCGTGAACTGATCGAGAGTACCAAATACAAACCCACCAGTGCGCGCTTTAAAATCTTCATCATCGATGAAGTCCATATGCTCACCACACAAGCGTTTAATGCACTTTTAAAAACCCTCGAAGAGCCTCCAAGTTATGTGAAATTCATCCTCGCAACGACCGATCCACTGAAACTTCCTGCAACGATTTTATCTCGTGCACAACATTTTCGCTTTAAACAGATCAAACAAAGTGACGTCGTCAACCACCTCTGTCATATTTTAAACCTTGAAAATATTGAGTATGAAAAAGAAGCCCTTGAGATGCTTTCGCGCGCAGGAAATGGCTCACTGCGCGATACGTTGACGCTTATGGATCAAGCTATCATCTTCTCCAAAGGGTACATTACCCCTGAGAACGTTGCGACGATGTTGGGGCTTTTAGACCCAAATCAGCTTGAATCCATCTTTACCACCCTTTTAAGCGGAAACAAAAACGAGATGCTTCACCTCATTAAAGAGCTTGAGAGTTATGAGTGCGAAATCGTCATCGATGAGTTGATTGCCTATCTTAAAAATGCTTTTTTTGCACAAGATCGCCGTTTCTCAACACTGTTGTATGAGCGTTTTTTCAAAATTCTCAGTGAAGCAAAGAGCCTTCTTTACATCAACGCCAACAATGGGTTTGTGCTTTCACTGATCTTCTTTAAAATGATCGAGGCGACCAACATTAAAACCGTTGAAGAGATGATTGATTCGCTTGAAAATGAGAAGTATCACCTTCCAGAAACTCAGGCAAAACCTGAGATAGAAACAAGTGTGCAAACACCGACACCAAAGGTGGAAGCGCCTTTACATGTAAACGATCAAGGCGTCACTTCTGCAATGCTTTTTGCACGTCTTTGCGACAAACTGTTTGACCGTAACGCGGAACTCGGCGAATGCTTTAAAACGCACATTCGGTTTATCAGCTTTGAGGATGAATTATTGGCCCTTACCTCTAACGCCGAAGGTGAAGCGAGTAAAACGCTCAATACCCACTATAGCATCATCAAACATTTTGTGCAAGATCTTTTTGGGGTAGAAGCCAAAATAAAAATCACGAAAATCCAATCGCGCCTTCCAGAGCCTGAACCGACTTTCGACCCAAACGAAGCGCTTCAAATGAGCGAAGCAGAGTTCAACGCCAACGATCAAAGCTCCTCAATGATGGAAAATCTTGCCTTTGAAGAGGCACCTCAGGGCGATAGTTGTGCCGCAGGTGCATTGATGGCAGATAAAAAAGAGATCGATGCCAAAGAGGTGCTGAACACCCCTTTTGTTCAAAAAGCCACGGAGCTGTTTGATCCTCAAAAAATTCAAATTCGTCAAAAGGTCTAA
- the tilS gene encoding tRNA lysidine(34) synthetase TilS yields MQPSLLLHKATIELLKTSKNLVAFSGGGDSTALFFLLLEHGIAFDIAHVNYQTRAQSDAEEAYAKTLATTHHKHLFSLTCKLEESNFEHHAREERYAFFETIIQEHGYETLLMAHHLGDQLEWFLMQLSRGAGLVEMLGMQEVEMRKTYTLVRPLLHVSKKTLQNYLCEHKITYFNDESNESLKHLRNQFRHEFATPLMDAYEEGIAKSFVYLYEDRKRLLPHQAKHIQDLFILARDADDLINIRQIDKIIKQMGTLLTKAQRDEILRTKNCVVGGKIAVCFEEERIFIAPYLKHTMEKTFKEACRKERIPLKIRPYLCACGLDPNALR; encoded by the coding sequence TTGCAACCATCACTACTGTTGCATAAAGCAACGATTGAGCTTCTTAAAACATCTAAAAATTTAGTGGCATTTTCAGGCGGTGGAGACTCCACTGCCCTCTTTTTTTTACTGCTAGAACACGGCATTGCTTTTGATATAGCGCATGTTAATTACCAAACACGCGCGCAAAGTGATGCCGAAGAGGCGTATGCTAAAACGCTTGCCACAACGCATCATAAACACCTTTTTAGCCTTACATGTAAACTGGAAGAAAGCAATTTTGAGCACCATGCCAGAGAAGAGCGCTACGCTTTTTTTGAAACAATCATCCAAGAACACGGCTACGAAACGCTTTTAATGGCGCACCATCTGGGCGATCAACTCGAATGGTTTTTAATGCAACTCAGCCGTGGAGCGGGACTTGTGGAGATGCTAGGCATGCAAGAAGTGGAAATGCGAAAAACGTATACTCTGGTTCGTCCGCTTTTACATGTAAGCAAAAAAACGCTTCAAAACTATCTTTGTGAGCACAAAATTACCTACTTTAACGATGAAAGCAATGAATCGCTCAAACACTTACGCAACCAATTCCGACATGAGTTTGCGACCCCATTGATGGATGCGTATGAAGAGGGCATTGCTAAAAGTTTTGTTTATTTGTACGAAGATCGTAAACGACTTTTGCCTCATCAGGCTAAGCATATCCAAGATCTTTTTATACTCGCAAGAGATGCAGATGATCTTATTAACATTCGTCAAATTGACAAAATTATCAAACAAATGGGAACGCTTTTGACCAAAGCGCAAAGAGATGAGATTTTAAGAACCAAAAACTGTGTGGTGGGCGGGAAAATTGCCGTTTGTTTTGAAGAGGAGAGAATTTTTATAGCACCTTATCTTAAACATACGATGGAAAAAACGTTTAAAGAGGCGTGCCGAAAAGAGCGTATTCCTCTAAAAATACGCCCGTATCTCTGCGCGTGTGGTCTTGATCCTAACGCGTTGCGTTAA
- a CDS encoding di-trans,poly-cis-decaprenylcistransferase, producing MNDLVHLAIIMDGNGRWAQRQGKERSFGHKEGAKKVREITKYAAKMGIKYLTLYAFSTENWDRPKAEVTVLMKLLSKYLHSELPTLLENNIRFDVIGDMSKFSASLQKEIAYAKEMTEHCTGLRQVLAINYGAHDEILRAINKCLHVKGEITKEILESNLDTAGIPDVDLLLRTGGDYRLSNFLLWQAAYAELFFTKTLWPEFSTGELEAIISEYTSTERRYGKI from the coding sequence ATGAATGATTTAGTGCATTTGGCAATTATTATGGATGGCAATGGCAGATGGGCTCAGCGTCAAGGCAAAGAGCGCTCTTTTGGACACAAAGAGGGTGCAAAAAAGGTACGCGAGATCACGAAGTATGCCGCAAAAATGGGCATCAAATACCTAACACTCTACGCGTTTAGCACTGAAAACTGGGATCGCCCCAAAGCGGAAGTCACGGTTTTGATGAAACTGCTCTCCAAATATTTGCACAGTGAACTTCCAACTCTGTTAGAAAACAACATTCGTTTTGATGTCATCGGCGATATGAGCAAATTTTCCGCGTCACTTCAAAAAGAGATCGCGTATGCCAAAGAGATGACCGAGCACTGCACGGGGCTTAGGCAAGTCCTTGCGATCAATTATGGAGCGCACGATGAGATCCTTCGCGCGATCAATAAATGTTTACATGTAAAGGGTGAAATCACCAAAGAGATATTAGAGTCCAACCTCGATACTGCAGGCATTCCCGATGTTGATCTTCTGCTTAGAACGGGAGGTGACTACCGTCTTTCAAACTTCTTACTCTGGCAGGCTGCGTACGCGGAACTTTTCTTCACAAAAACGCTTTGGCCAGAGTTTTCCACAGGCGAACTCGAAGCGATTATCTCCGAATACACATCCACCGAAAGACGTTATGGCAAAATTTAA
- a CDS encoding EI24 domain-containing protein: MNTPTQTNIFALALGDTLSPRVLLVSLLSFILTIVVFIGAIWLLFGGMGALSEWVAQSLQSFEGSIEQSWFLSMVSLIFITKTVVAILFFFTSAMVTYYLFLMVYSVIVGLFAGYFIKEIGTTYYPSVAFRGIGLLSYLWMVLKTLLWTTLMFLLLSPLVFIPVLNFALLVPVYYLFHKLLVLDVASMLNSTQEYRELKRLYAGQMRGISLVCFALTVIPFLGVVIYPYYVIVMSHFLFRKTKGMRAL; this comes from the coding sequence ATGAACACACCCACTCAAACCAACATTTTTGCCCTAGCTCTTGGAGATACACTCTCTCCAAGGGTTTTACTGGTTTCCCTGCTCTCGTTTATCTTAACCATTGTCGTTTTTATAGGTGCGATTTGGCTGTTATTTGGCGGTATGGGCGCACTCTCCGAATGGGTCGCACAGAGTTTGCAAAGTTTTGAAGGGAGCATCGAGCAGAGTTGGTTTTTGAGTATGGTCTCACTCATTTTTATCACTAAAACGGTGGTGGCGATTCTCTTCTTTTTTACCTCTGCGATGGTTACGTACTATCTTTTTTTGATGGTTTACTCGGTCATTGTAGGGCTTTTTGCGGGCTATTTTATCAAAGAGATCGGCACAACGTACTACCCAAGTGTTGCCTTTCGTGGCATTGGGCTTTTAAGTTATCTGTGGATGGTGCTAAAGACGCTGTTATGGACAACGCTGATGTTTCTGCTGCTCTCCCCTTTGGTCTTTATCCCTGTGCTCAATTTCGCGCTTTTGGTGCCTGTGTATTACCTGTTCCATAAACTCTTAGTCTTGGATGTCGCTTCGATGCTTAATTCAACGCAGGAGTATAGGGAGCTTAAACGCTTGTATGCAGGGCAGATGAGGGGAATTTCGTTGGTCTGTTTTGCGCTGACGGTTATTCCGTTTTTAGGGGTGGTCATCTACCCTTATTATGTGATTGTGATGAGTCACTTTCTGTTTCGTAAAACGAAGGGGATGCGAGCCCTTTAA
- the rho gene encoding transcription termination factor Rho, with product MSGNTPTSNNQSCANTTQPNGNTNGNGQTKPTHYNKTRTHVPVDGYKIEGLRTTPLEKLLEIATELGIENPNELKRQDLMFEILKSQVNQGGFILFTGILEIAGEGYGFLRATDANFSDSANDAYVSSTQVKKFALRTGDIVTGQVRPPKDQERYYALLKIEAINYLPLIESKKRPLFENLTPLYPTEKIKLEYDPMKITGRALDLFTPIGKGQRGLIVAPPRSGKTELMKELAHGISRNHPEAELIVLLVDERPEEVTDMQRCVQGEVYSSTFDMPASNHVRVANLVIEKAKRRVEMGKDVIILLDSITRLARAYNTVTPSSGKVLSGGVDANALHKPKRFFGAARNIEFGGSLTIISTALIETGSRMDEVIFEEFKGTGNSEIVLDRNISDRRIYPAINIMKSGTRKEELLLSPDRLQKIWALRSAISQMDDIEALKFLYAKMLKTKDNEELLSIMND from the coding sequence ATGAGCGGAAACACTCCTACCTCAAACAATCAATCCTGCGCGAATACAACCCAACCCAACGGAAACACGAACGGAAACGGACAAACAAAACCAACCCACTATAACAAAACGCGCACGCACGTTCCCGTCGATGGCTACAAAATCGAAGGTCTTAGAACCACACCACTGGAAAAACTCTTAGAGATCGCGACAGAGCTTGGCATTGAAAACCCCAACGAATTAAAACGCCAAGATTTGATGTTTGAAATTTTAAAATCGCAAGTCAACCAAGGTGGATTCATTCTGTTTACGGGTATCTTGGAGATCGCGGGTGAAGGGTATGGTTTCTTACGTGCCACCGATGCCAACTTCTCTGATAGTGCCAATGACGCCTACGTCAGCAGTACGCAAGTTAAGAAATTTGCACTTCGTACGGGTGACATCGTCACAGGACAAGTCAGACCTCCTAAAGATCAAGAGCGTTATTACGCCCTTCTGAAAATCGAAGCGATCAACTATCTTCCCCTTATTGAGAGTAAGAAACGTCCTCTTTTTGAAAACTTAACACCACTGTATCCAACCGAAAAAATTAAACTTGAATACGACCCGATGAAAATCACAGGTCGTGCCCTTGATCTCTTTACGCCTATCGGTAAAGGTCAGCGTGGTCTGATCGTTGCCCCTCCACGAAGTGGTAAAACCGAACTTATGAAAGAGCTCGCACACGGTATCTCACGCAATCATCCCGAAGCGGAGTTGATCGTTTTACTTGTCGATGAACGACCTGAAGAGGTCACCGATATGCAGCGTTGTGTCCAAGGTGAAGTCTACAGCTCAACCTTTGATATGCCAGCCTCCAACCACGTTCGCGTTGCCAATCTTGTCATTGAAAAAGCCAAGCGTCGCGTTGAAATGGGCAAAGATGTCATCATTCTTTTAGATTCGATCACACGACTTGCACGTGCATACAACACCGTAACACCTTCGAGTGGAAAAGTGCTCAGTGGTGGTGTGGATGCCAACGCATTGCACAAACCAAAACGCTTTTTTGGTGCGGCAAGAAACATCGAATTTGGTGGTAGTTTGACCATCATTTCAACCGCATTGATCGAGACGGGAAGTAGAATGGATGAAGTTATCTTTGAAGAGTTCAAAGGGACTGGTAACAGCGAAATCGTTCTGGATCGTAATATCTCCGATAGAAGAATTTACCCAGCGATTAACATTATGAAATCAGGAACCCGTAAAGAAGAGCTTCTTCTCTCCCCTGATCGTCTTCAAAAAATCTGGGCACTTCGTAGTGCTATCAGCCAAATGGATGACATTGAAGCGCTTAAATTCTTGTATGCTAAAATGCTTAAAACCAAGGACAATGAAGAACTTTTATCTATTATGAATGACTAA